Proteins encoded within one genomic window of Haloferax volcanii DS2:
- a CDS encoding SWIM zinc finger family protein, translating into MIPVLPEFDPPTRVLKRAQYEAFAFELLDGDVRVRNESYTDPDVHEYRVRIQDGVPESCSCPADASGNGPCKHRVAVAIRPRILELAVKMRVVADGGSTSCGDDDTADLPCECEQLSEALPCWNCIDAGRRKLSE; encoded by the coding sequence ATGATTCCTGTACTACCAGAGTTCGATCCACCTACGCGTGTTCTCAAGCGAGCGCAGTACGAGGCGTTCGCGTTCGAACTCCTTGATGGCGATGTCCGTGTACGCAACGAGAGCTATACCGATCCGGACGTGCACGAGTACCGCGTTCGAATTCAGGACGGCGTGCCCGAGTCGTGTTCGTGTCCCGCTGATGCGAGCGGCAACGGTCCGTGTAAGCATCGAGTTGCGGTCGCGATTCGCCCACGAATACTCGAACTCGCCGTCAAGATGCGCGTCGTCGCAGATGGTGGGTCAACATCGTGCGGGGATGATGACACAGCAGACCTGCCCTGCGAGTGTGAACAGCTCTCTGAAGCTCTTCCTTGTTGGAACTGTATCGACGCTGGGCGGCGTAAGCTGTCTGAGTAG
- a CDS encoding M78 family metallopeptidase domain-containing protein gives MATTSSPSVSFDETDTRHDEMHRTIEQWLADLAADVDDARASEQFQAWLDVQSEFHDYSHRNTLLITLQCPEATKVAGYRTWQAEFDRYVEEGESAIWIWVPIITTQCPECGNAPSYHENSECEYDETPPEEWSEGLVGFKPAPVFDISQTEGEPLPELDTAATGESDTLVEDLTNIASDLGVTIRIVDPDEWRHGEAKGVCQSRSVQDLTPLVEVKDRSNRADLASTIIHEYAHAILHFDITDATERAKREVEAEAVAYVVGRYLGLDASGSAFYLAAWQGDETDVLQERLGRISGTAEEILSTLDAV, from the coding sequence ATGGCAACAACGAGTTCTCCGTCGGTGTCGTTCGACGAGACCGACACGCGACACGATGAGATGCATCGCACGATCGAACAATGGCTTGCAGACCTCGCTGCCGACGTCGACGACGCTCGGGCGAGCGAGCAGTTCCAAGCGTGGTTGGACGTCCAGAGCGAGTTCCACGACTACTCTCACCGCAACACACTCCTCATCACCCTCCAGTGTCCTGAGGCGACGAAGGTTGCTGGTTACCGGACGTGGCAAGCAGAGTTCGACCGATACGTCGAGGAAGGCGAGTCGGCAATTTGGATTTGGGTGCCGATCATCACGACCCAATGCCCCGAGTGTGGGAACGCACCGAGCTATCACGAAAACAGCGAGTGTGAGTACGACGAGACGCCGCCCGAAGAGTGGTCGGAGGGCCTCGTGGGCTTCAAGCCTGCACCAGTCTTCGACATTTCGCAGACCGAGGGCGAACCACTTCCAGAGTTGGATACGGCGGCGACCGGTGAGTCTGACACACTCGTTGAGGATCTCACTAACATCGCGTCGGACCTCGGTGTGACCATCCGCATTGTCGATCCCGATGAGTGGCGACATGGAGAGGCGAAGGGCGTCTGCCAGTCGCGGAGTGTCCAGGATCTCACCCCACTCGTGGAAGTGAAGGATCGGTCGAATCGCGCAGACCTCGCATCGACGATCATCCACGAGTACGCGCATGCGATTCTGCATTTCGATATTACTGACGCGACCGAGCGGGCGAAACGCGAGGTTGAAGCGGAGGCCGTTGCGTACGTCGTTGGTCGATACCTCGGCTTGGATGCGAGTGGGTCGGCGTTCTATCTCGCGGCGTGGCAGGGCGACGAGACAGACGTGCTGCAAGAGCGACTGGGTCGGATTAGTGGGACGGCCGAAGAGATTCTGTCGACACTCGACGCGGTCTAA
- a CDS encoding DUF7567 family protein — protein sequence MSLERVFRHDEALFEFLWCPVCGTEAFTHIPFEGVFCTECNTSVTCRESPESRGYDEAVIITFDATTTWNLHVDEKLRRPLPDDEARVKILGAPGDYHVDWWAPTTTEDWTPVKRNEFADEPEPEEVSHLA from the coding sequence ATGAGTCTCGAGCGCGTGTTCCGTCACGACGAGGCGCTGTTCGAATTTCTGTGGTGTCCGGTGTGTGGCACGGAAGCGTTCACGCACATTCCCTTCGAGGGGGTGTTCTGCACTGAGTGCAATACCAGCGTGACGTGCCGTGAGTCACCTGAGTCGCGGGGGTACGATGAGGCGGTCATCATCACATTCGACGCGACGACGACGTGGAATCTCCACGTCGACGAGAAACTTCGCCGGCCGCTTCCCGACGACGAAGCACGCGTTAAGATTCTCGGTGCGCCCGGTGACTATCACGTCGATTGGTGGGCACCAACCACGACTGAAGACTGGACGCCAGTCAAGCGCAACGAGTTCGCTGACGAACCCGAACCCGAGGAGGTGTCGCACCTCGCATAG